The sequence below is a genomic window from Oreochromis niloticus isolate F11D_XX linkage group LG3, O_niloticus_UMD_NMBU, whole genome shotgun sequence.
GTGATGAAGCGAAAAAGAAATAGCTTCATCAcatgaattatttattttgtattatttataactttatttatttgtagtgtTCTTCCTAGATTATGCATTGCATTCTTGAACATGAGAGACAAAGGGAGGGAGACgagggagagagaaacacaaaacaccgACACAACAGGCAGCAGCCCTGCGGGGCTGTCAGACCATGACAGTTGCAGTGATGTTTGTGCTCACGGTTGTTAAACGAGTCTGAGTGTCTGAACTAAAATAAACCCTTTTTCAATCCTCAGGTGAGATGTATCCACCTGGTACAGTGATCAGCTCTGATCCAGAAACCTGCCTCAGTCTCACCTGTAATGAGACTGCAGTCCTCCACACCTCCAGCTGTGGTCCCCTGGAGCGTTGTCAAGGCAACAACATGTAATTATGTCTTCCTTGTATTTCAAAGAAAAGCTGTGATCACACAGAGActcgatgagggttttttttttttttttagctgtttcAGGAGATTTCACTAGGAGCGGGTCGCTTTTACAGAacacttttattgtgaaggagcagcagcaggaggtgtTAGTATTACATCAGCAGTGATTGAACTCATTTTGAACAGCAGCTCTAATCAGAGCAAAGGGCTCAGTGAACAGTGAGTTTGATAAAAGGCTCACACTTCATACACAGCTGCTGGTTCACAGCTGGATTATTTGAGGAATCAGGAATTAATAAAAGACTGACTGCTTCCTCCTGATGCTTAAATGTAGCTGCAGATGGTCCCACATCATGCAGCCTGCTCACTTTGTCATGCTGGCATTTTCTGTAGCACCACCATCAGGTCTTTCTCTGAGATATCTTGAACATGAGAGCTCTCCCTGGTGGCTGCAGCACTCAAAACCAGCTCATGATGATGATTGTGTTtgctcatttttttctttgcttttgtcAGCTGTGTGTTGGACGCCACCTGCACTGTGACCGGCCCCACTATCGTCGACGTCCGCGGCCAGATGAACTCCATCCAGGATCGGTGTGCGTACTCTCTGTTCTCGACTCCGTCACTCCCAGACTTCCAGATTCTGGGGTACTTCAAGGACCAGCGTCGTACAGATGTGAGCTTTGTGGACAGTGTGACGCTGCGTGTGGATGGGCATGACATTCACCTGGAACAAGGTGGGAGAGTTCAGGTAAGCGACCTACAGCCACAGTTCATGTGTCAGAGTGGAGTCTGATCCAAAGTCCTCCCTCATCCTCTGCTGTGTCTCCTCTCATCTTTCTTCTCAGGGCTGTTAGAAGCAGTTCTTTCAGAGCTGCTGAACTCAGTGGTTGTTGCTGTGAaatcagcctgtttgtgtgtttgacatgtttcactCAGTGTTTCCTCCActttgtctctgctgtgatgcagCTGGACGACTCCACGCTGACCCTCAGCAGCTCACCTCAGCTGGTTCATGGTGTGCAGCTCTCTAAGGACCAAACTGGAGTCACTGCCAAGCTGTCGCTCTCCAACCTCACCATCTCTGTCTTCTTTGATGGCGACACCGCACAGATCCGCTTAGAAGGTACAGAAGATAAAGTTTGATTCAtgtaaaataaactgtaaactgtGCTGTTATTTATTCTTCTGTGTTCGTCCAGTTTGAATATTGATGCTGATCTGACTCATTCTGTCCTGATCCTGTGCAGGACCTGCTGGTTCATCTGTGGAGGGTCTGTGTGGAAACTCCAGCAGGTCTCTGAGTGACCTGAGGCTCTCTGAGTACAGCTCCACCAGGTAAGACCTCATCACAAGAGTCCctctgactgctgctgctgatgttgcAGATTTTCTGTGATTGCATGAATGAGCCTGAACTTTGTTGTTTGTCGCCCCCTAGCTGTGAGATGCAGTACAGTGAGCCTGCTGACAGCACGATCAACTGCACCAGTGTGACTGAACGGTGAGCAGACTGATCCACACAGCAGGAAGCATCTGTGTTGTACCTTAATCTCTGTTGTAAATTATATGGTACATTACATGTAACTGCAGCATAGATGGAAGGATAACACAAATGATTAAAGATGATCATTTTATTGTCTTGAACTTCTTCTTCCATCTGTGGTACAGCTGTAATCTCCTGAAGGAGGCGCCCTTCTCCTCCTGTAACAGTGACATTGATCCAGAGCCCTACATAACCGCCTGCACCGACACTTTGTGTAAATATCCTGCAGTGGACGGACTCGACTGTCAGTTCCTGAAGGCCTACGCCAGAGCCTGCAGTCTACACAACCACACTCTGGATGGCTGGACATCAAAGACCGGCTGCTGTAAGACCTTAATAAGACCTTAATAAGACCTTAATAAGCTCTCCTTTGTTAAAGACCTGAACTGTGGATTTTTAGAGCTCACATGTTTTCAGGATAATACATCAGTGTGTTCCTCTGTAGCCTCTGAGGCCTTCTGTCAGGACAGGACCTGCAGCGATCACGAGTTCTGTGGTGAGAAGACGGTCGGTGGTGACACTCGCTGCTTCTGTCGGGCCATTTTTGCCTCCAAGTACCAAGCAAACAACTCTTTGGGTAGGCcagctgtgacatcatcatgacAACAGGGCTGAATAATGGAGGAAAACTTCTAACTGTGATTTTTCTGACTGATATTGTGACGTTCAGGTGATCCAACGGTCTGCAAGGAGAACTCTGCTTCACTCACTCTGGTCGGTTGTCTCCTGGAGGACAAAGACATCGACTACTCTGCCTTACACCTCAACGACCCGACCTGCAGGGGTCAGGTGGACGAGCTCACCCACATGGTGACCTTCAGcttcaacagcagcaacagctgtGGGACGGAGGTCACGGTGAGTTTCATCTCCTCCTCTTTACCTTCTACAAGCAGCCAAACATCTTCCAGCATCTGCTGAGCTTCTCCTGCTCTGCTCCAGTTTGGGATCTTTCTCTGGGAtcagcttcacctctgacctctgtggcTTCTCATCATGTTGCTGATCTGTGAAGTTATTTTCTACTCAGACAGTTCCAGTCACAAACTAGCtcaaggaaaaacacaaatagGAGTTCACCCAAGAATTAGCAGGGCTTGGTGAACAAGATCAAACTTTTTGGGTCAATGCACAGACGCAGATATCTGACAAGTAAAAGACTAAAGAAAACACCCAATCTGGATGACAGACTTCCTGGGCAGCTTGTTAGTAAAACCAAATAACCACAAATAATTGCTTTAAAAGTGTGACACCAACAGTACCACCAAGATCCCGAGGTCCAGTTCATTGACTTCAGCAAGTCAAAGGGAAGTTTTGTAGACGATCAAAAGCTAGAGCCTGAGTCATGACAGCTGTCATTAAAAGGCTGTACCCCAaactccagcatccacacaagaCCATCAAATGCAACCAGGAGAAGACAACTTTACCATGGTTAAACAGTGAAATACATTTGGCTCTTAAAATACCATTGACTGCTAAAATCAACACTTATCATATGATCtggaaaaacctaagaaataaATTAGTGTAACAAATAGAAATACGTTATTAGAAATAAAGTAGTCCTGgaattaatataatataaagcTAAAGATCATAATATTTTACTTTGGAACcatttaaataatttagttAATAGATCATCTAGGTGATGAAAAATTAGGTAGGAAGGAAGACGGATACAGATAAGGCTTCTATGGCACCTGAATTTATTAAATACTTTATATAATCAGTAGAAGAACTgacaaaaaatttaaatttaattcttCAGTTCTAACCAATGATATAATAGCTTTTAAATGACCAGATTAATTTCGCATTCAAGAGGTTAATTGTTATATATAGTTTGGACACttgtttcattaaaaaatgaGTCAGATGTGAGTCAGAAATAGAAGATTtcaaaatgaatggaaaaagGCATTAGTTACTCTGGTTTTTAAAGAAGAGGAGCATAATTTGATATGTAGCTATTGTCCAATTTCCATACCTCCTGTCCTGTCAAAGGCACTTGAGAGGATTTAGAGGCCAGCGTCAACGctttagcgtggttagctcgttaatgcGTTTGCGCTGTTTAGCCCCACGTACGGGGCGATCTGCGTTAACTCACTAacagagatttgccgcgttaatgcggtcATGgagttaacgtcattttaacgctgacagcactactaTTTATatgtgcttttttctttagaaaaCATAGTCCTGatgattttaaaattacattatgGAATGAAGAATAGAAGAGGttaaagattttgagttttgaggaataattttagaTCCACAGCTATAATTTGATAAGCATGTAAATAAGTTTTCAAAGTAAGTTGTGGCCAATCTGAATTATTTTAAGTTAATTCAACAATATATACCTTCAACAGCTCAATTTTTCATGCATTCCATGAtagtttctcatttttcatatTGTATGACAGTTTGGGCTGGTGCCCAATCTATATTACAATATGACCAATGATCAGtagtgtgtgtttttggttcccactgtcaccaaatgcattctgtttttattttcattttaaacagtGTCCCAGCTTTTTCTGGAAGGGCAACATATATCCTGGATGAGCCCCCATTAATGTTACTCCTGCATTTCTTCTCACTAGCAGGGTCGTTTTTAACACCTGAAAACTGTCAGGTTTTAAACAtggaaaaaatgaacaaaaatattcagtagCAACATTTGATTGTGTGACTCTGCAGACCAACAACAGCCAAGTGATCTACAAAAACACCATCATGACCCAGAACAGctcctctgacatcatcactcgTCATGACCAAGTCTACATCGACTTCTCCTGCATCCAAACTCAGCCGGACATCAAGACTGAGACCTTCAGGATCAGAGACAGGTGTGTGGTGGCTGCTGGTTTTCTTTGAATTACTTTAAGATGTGAAGCTTCTCATGAGGTTTGTGAGTCAGAGAAAGctgaagtgtgtttgtgttctgcaGCTCTGTGATCCAGCACATCACATCTGGAGTTTGGGATTACACTCTCACCATGCAGAGCTTCACCAGCGCCGGCCGCACACAAGCTGTGGATTTCAGCACTGAAGTGCAGCTGGACCAGAAGATCTGGGTGGAGCTGAAGACTGACGGGCTGGATGGAGACGTGGTCATCGTGGTCACCGACTCCTGCTGGGCAACTGGCCAAGCATCACCTGACAGCACTCCGAGATACGACCTGATCATAAACGGGTGAGACAGACTCAGAGAGTCATGTGGTTTTGATCTCTCTCATGGACTCCTGAACAAAGTGTGTTTTCCTGTCTGTGAGCAGCTGTGCCAACCCTGCTGACCAGACTGTGCAGGTGGAGGACAACGGACTGGGAACCTCCAACTACTTCTCCTTCAACATGTTCCAGTTTACTGGGAGCTCTGGTGACGTCTACCTGCACTGCAAACTCCACCTGTGCCCCAAACAGAACAACTGTGTCCCGGtatgctttttattaaatatggcTGCCTCTTACTGATTTTATGCAAGATCTTTGTCTGAACAAGACTGTGTCCTAATTCTGTGTCTGTTAAAGTGGACTTAAATTACTACTACTAGAGTATATGAATATgtaaaggctaatttacaccaCAGAGCTCTGCTCTTGAAAAGTTGCCATGGATTCAACACTCTCTGTGAAGCTgaatttaagaaataagtgctttTAGAAGATGCTTAGTGCCATCTGACATGTGACATCAAGTTAAACCCTCATCTGTTCTGGTTATTAAACTGATTTCATGTATTCTTGTTTTTATAAAAGTagaacaaaacattaaaatagtacaaataaAAGATTCTGACACAAAAGCTCAAATGTTCTCAGCAGATTCAGATTCTAAAAGTCTGGACTTtgtctctctttgtctttaGACTTGTCCTGCAGCTGCTCACAGACGCAGATATGCCAGGTCCAGATATGAAGGTGAAGCCTTCATCAGCATGGCCTGGACTCATTAGGTGAGAGAGTTTGTTGTTTTCGATGACACCATTCTGAGACCTGTGCTGATAATCAGTTATGTTTATTACTAAATAAACTTGTGGGGGAAGAGATCAGTGAagttaaagcagcaaaatgaTTCAGACAGAGAAAACTCTCCAGTAAATTTAACAGACACATGTCAAACCTCACCAATAAAGGCTGAAAGAAATGCTATAATAATTTTACGGATGGACTTTGATttctagtgatgtgtcggtcgcgaacgaaatggcacgcgagccggctccttatcgcgagccgtggtttttttctttctctcaccctctccctctctctctctcgcactttttttccgcttcactccgcacgcgagccttgtgctttacgctgggcagaggggggaggggcggtagttacactggcagtagcacaggaacagagcgggagggagagagagagaaagagagccagggacaacaacgtcacattagaaaggtatagtaatcatccacaactactTTCAGTTGTAGaagataaaggattcagaaagtttattcatgcaggcccatatgacagagaatgtgcatctactttctgttttcatattttaatttagatttgtgttgtggtttgcagtgttttgtgttgtttcactttaaatttgtttaaaaggaaaaagctgaaaatttaaatagttaaaatttgaaatgtaaatagttgtttttcgtattatatgatttatttattacattttatgtggagtgaataaataaaagtatacttacggtggcccctagagacaaggCACATAAAAACttcaaaacacgtaaaaactccaaaacacgtaaaaactccaaaacacgtacaaaacacaacagaagtgctccaggatgctcggtgcagtgttgagcttttgttacctagtggctacaaaagccaggaagtaccaatgaccggatttggtgtgtggtagtaactaaatgaaaatttttttaaattatttgaatatatatgagtgcttgcgtataaatacacaaacaataagagaaggtacgacctctcccatgctcccagaatGTGGGTGTTAATGCCAGAGTGCTCAGGAATCCACACAaagtttgcagactattaaggatcaaacctctatcaatctacaactaattatgaaactctaagcatatataagcagatatttctaagcataaatgacaatcaacaatacaaatccaacaattccttttgtgcataattttatattattgttaataataaattaattaaagtaagaaaacaacctgaagagccggttcggagccgaaagagccggctctctttgagccgagccgaaagagccggttccctaaaaagagccggaaatcccatcactattGATTTCATGTCTTTTCAATTACTTGAAGCAAATGTTTTCAGTATTGCCATAATAAATCTATAAACTTGGGCGCTCAGTGTGTTGAGCAGGGAACCACATGCCCTATGGCTGAGAGTGGCCAGCCCGGGTTCGAGTCTGGCTCGCGGTCCTTTGCCACGTATCttccgctctctctctctccctccctccctccgcttttctgtcatttcttcACTGTATCTGTCAATTAGGCTGAAAAGGGCCAATAAACATAAATGTCTATAAACTTTCCATCCAATGAGTTTGATCTGAGTGAGGGAAATGTTCTTCTTGGTTGTTTGTAGCCTGACAGTCCAGGATCAGGGTGAAGATCCATCTCAATGACAAATTATGATAGGACGAAGAAGTAGGAGGTGATTGGCTGAAAAGAAAGCAAAGGGATGTGACAGACAGGATGGAGGGTTGTTCAGCAGTCACACTGTGGTCTGGTTTGTCTTCTCAGGTGGTTTCCATGGTGACTCGGACTGACCAACAGGTTACTGACTTCACTCATGATCCCTGACATCTGATTGGTCCTGATCCAGATCTTGGATGTGTGAAAGATTGAGCTCAGCACTGCTGTGGAAATGATGTTGAAGTGGAAATGAAGACAAGAACAAACTGTCGTCTCTAACAGATAATGACTCTATATCTTGGTGAAGGGAATAGTGTCTGTTTTGGATATATATCCAAATCAATATCTATGTTGTACATAAACACTCCTGAAACATATCCAAGTATGCATGGAGGCACTTCAGGACCTTCCAGGAATCCTCTAAGTTGTCAAATGTTGAATTGGGGTTGGGAGTAATGACTTGTTGGTGTGTTTACCTCTCAGGTTTATATAAGCtgaagactttaaaaaaacaaaatt
It includes:
- the LOC102082696 gene encoding alpha-tectorin; this encodes MLRPLLFLSALTALAGAQRFITESSVVNISSCPITYYGQQYEQLYVNMTSGYLTICFNGFFSPETGGDCLVQRSRGAQRFEFFINPGNSLDYGARENLPTIQNSLQCTVAIGFDSIIGFLLNNYGTQAALVFFTYSSDTLVCDVQVGGTTVKRVNTTSYTQAFADLSGCRDSGEMYPPGTVISSDPETCLSLTCNETAVLHTSSCGPLERCQGNNICVLDATCTVTGPTIVDVRGQMNSIQDRCAYSLFSTPSLPDFQILGYFKDQRRTDVSFVDSVTLRVDGHDIHLEQGGRVQLDDSTLTLSSSPQLVHGVQLSKDQTGVTAKLSLSNLTISVFFDGDTAQIRLEGPAGSSVEGLCGNSSRSLSDLRLSEYSSTSCEMQYSEPADSTINCTSVTERCNLLKEAPFSSCNSDIDPEPYITACTDTLCKYPAVDGLDCQFLKAYARACSLHNHTLDGWTSKTGCSSEAFCQDRTCSDHEFCGEKTVGGDTRCFCRAIFASKYQANNSLGDPTVCKENSASLTLVGCLLEDKDIDYSALHLNDPTCRGQVDELTHMVTFSFNSSNSCGTEVTTNNSQVIYKNTIMTQNSSSDIITRHDQVYIDFSCIQTQPDIKTETFRIRDSSVIQHITSGVWDYTLTMQSFTSAGRTQAVDFSTEVQLDQKIWVELKTDGLDGDVVIVVTDSCWATGQASPDSTPRYDLIINGCANPADQTVQVEDNGLGTSNYFSFNMFQFTGSSGDVYLHCKLHLCPKQNNCVPTCPAAAHRRRYARSRYEGEAFISMAWTH